AATTGGTGGGAGACACTAGATTGGCTCAAATTTAATGTCTCTGCAATGTCATTGACAGCATGTTCACCTGAACATAAAAAGTTCAAAATACGAATTCTGGTTGGGTCACTCAATGCTTTGAACGTTTGCGAAACAATAAACAACGTTTCTTCATCTAAGTCTTGTTTT
The sequence above is drawn from the Abyssicoccus albus genome and encodes:
- a CDS encoding ArsR/SmtB family transcription factor, with translation KQDLDEETLFIVSQTFKALSDPTRIRILNFLCSGEHAVNDIAETLNLSQSSVSHQLRFLKNLRLVKYRREGTTLFYSENDDHVINLLNQAIEHAQHH